The DNA window TAGTAGCTATAAAGATACATTTAAGAATATTGATATTTCTACAAATGGTGAGATATCAATCGTCAGTGGCTCTGAAAATAATACTATTAGACAAATATTGAATGGTTCAAAATTAGAGAATCGATTTTTACCAGCAAACCTTGACCTTAGAAGAACCTTAACAGATGGCATTTCTTATAACAATTATTCTTCAATATACTCATTATCTTTAGATGAGATAAACAAAGACACATCTGAGTCAATGTTAAAAGATCAAACGCAAGTTGAATATATCTTTGGCGCATTACAAGCTAAGACATCAGTTTCACCCGCACTATTGATCAAGACAATTAAAGAAAAATGTGAATCTTTGTTCCTAGAAAATGCTACAGCTAAAAAAGAAATCAATATCGTATTGAAAAAGATTGATGAAAATAAAAAAGAACTTAAAGCACTAAAAACCGATTCAAAACTATCAAATGATCTTGAAGGTGCTATTGCACAATTAAATATAGAACGTATTGAAACTAGATCTGAAGCAGACTCCATAGAACTAGAGATTAAAAATCTTAAATCTATGATTGATAATATTGAAATATACACGAAATTTAATGAATTAAAAGCAATTTCTCCACAGCCATATAACGAAAAATTGGTTGATGAGGTAAACGACATCGATGTATTATTAAAACAATCAAAACATTTAATTACTGATGAAAAAGATTTAGATACTTTAGAAAATGAGAAACAGAGCCAGCTAAAAGATCTTGAGCAAATATCATTACGTTTAAAAGAAACACTCGATCCAGATGATACAACTACATATCTTGTTTCTCAAGAATTTGAAGCTGTAATAGAAGATCAAATTTTATCACGATCATCAAATAAGTCGATTTTAGAAAATTTAAAAAATGAAATAAGTAATTTGTCGAGCAAAATAGAACTCTCTAATAAACAATTAGAAAAATATGCTGCAGAGTCGAAAATTCAAATTAAAGAAAATACCAATGATACAAGTACTTTTGAGAAGAAATCATACAAGAATACGAACACTATAATTGCATCCATATTATTCACATCTTTAATAGGTGCTGGATTTATGTTTAAAAATATTACAATAAGTGCCGTTGGAGCGACAGCATTATTTGCAACCATAATTGGATATCTACTTTCATCTAAAAATGCGATTAAGTCAAATTCACCAATAGAAGTTATAACAACATCTATAAATCCAACTTTAAGCCAGGTTGACCATCTTCAAATAGAAATTGAACATAACAAACAATTACTTTCATTAAAAAAACTTGAACAGGTGAAATTACTCGAAGATATCAAAATTGGAAGTAGTACATATGGTAATAGCTGCTTAAAAGCAGGTTTTAAAGAGAAAATTGAACCAAATCATGTTCAAAAATATATTAAAGATTTCAATTCATTAACAACTATAAATATTCAAATAGATAAAACTATAAATTCAATCAAAAGACTGACTTCGAAATTCGATAGCTTTTATTCCACAATAAACGATTTAGCTGAACGATCAGATTACAGAAAAGAAAATGATATTTCTTTTCTATCTATTACTCATGCGCAAAATTGGCTAGATACATTAAATGGCATTGCAAAGCAACAAAAAGAATTGAAATCACAAGCAGATGTTCATAATACTAAAATGGAAAAACTCGAAAATCAATTATTGGAGAATTTCACTACATTAGAAAATGCTAAACGTGTTTTTATAGGACAATCATCTGAAAGTTTACTTTCTAATCTCTCGGATGCAAATTTTGAAAATGCACAAATAAAAGAAAAAGTAGATGAAATATCTCAATCAATTGGAACATTGAGTGAAAAACAAGAAGTTTTAAATAAATCGACACTTATTCAAGATCTCTATTTAATTCAAGAAGAATTAGTAAGCGAATTACGCCACTTGCATAATAAATATAAGCTTGCTTATATTAGTTCCAAAGTATGTGAGTCTGCTTTTAATAAATGGCAAGAAAACTTTCAACCAGAGGTTACTAAAAAAGCATCAGAACTATTTTCAAAAATGACAAATTCCAAATGGGAATCTATACAAACAGATATTGAAAATATTAGCCAATCAAAGTCACAACAAAGTTTATTTAATGCCAGAAACGCCAAATCAATACTAGATAGCAACAAGCTTTCAAGGGGAGCTAGTGAACAACTTTATTTAGCTTTTCGCTTAGCCGTTATGCAAACCAATAAACGTGCTCCTTTTATACCCGCGATGTTTGATGATATTGCCGTAAATTTCGATAAAACACGATTTAAATCTATTGTGCCAATTATTAACGAGATCGCAGAAAAACGTCAAATATTTTACTTTACGTGCCATGAATGGGTTCGTGACTCACTATTAACAAATACAGACGCAAAACTCTTCACCTTAACCTAAGCTATATCAAGACAAACATAGGTGAGTACAGTCGCAGCAATCTAAGTTCGTATAACATAGACATATGGAAAATAGTAAAACTGAAAACGGCCAACAGAATATAAATCCTGAATTCGAGGCACTAATACCACCAGGATTACAAGAACAATTAGATGCTCCAAGCTATCAAGGTATGTTGAGTTTCGGAAAATTTCCTTACCTTACAGAGCCTGAACAACTTGATGCATTCAAACCAGATGTTGCAATAGTTGGAGCGCCTTATGATGACAATACATCAAATCGGCCAGGTGCAAGATTCGGTCCACAAGCAATTAGAGCAAGAGCATATCATCCTGGTACTTTTAACATAGACCTAGAGATTGAGCTATTTGAGAAACTCAAATGTGTAGATTACGCAGATGCAATATGCCAAGCTGGAATGTGGGAATATTCACGCAAAGCAATATTTGATCGTGTATTAGAAGTAGCAAATAGAAATATCTTCCCAATAACAATTGGTGGTGACCACTCAATAGTAAACCCAGCATTTAGTGCAATAGCTGAAAAATATGGTAAAGGAAAAGTCGGTATAATTCATTTTGATGCACACGCAGATACAGGCAATATAGTCGATGGAAATCTTTGTAGTCATGGAACGCCCATGAGGCGACTCATTGAATCTGGTGCTGTAAAAGGAGAGAACTTTATACAGGTAGGACTGCGTGGTTATTGGCCAGGTACTGAAGAATTTCAATGGATGAAGGACCAAGGTATGAGATGGCATACTATGGAAGAAGTGTTCAAAGATGGCATACAAAAGGTAATTAGTCAAGCATTAGAAGAAGCAAAACAAGGTACAGAATTCTTATATATGTCAGTAGACATAGATGTATTAGACCCAGGATTTGCACCAGCAACAGGAACCCCAGCTCCCGGTGGAATGACTCCGCTTGAACTATTAAAAACTGTTAGACGAATTGCTCTGGAAACAAACTTAGTAGGCATGGACTTAGTAGAGGTATCGCCACCCTATGACTGGGCTGATGTAACTATTAATAATGCTCATGGAGTTATATGGGAAGTACTCTCAGGTCTCGCCTATAAAAAAATAAATTCGAAATAATCAAATGGGATTACACGACTTTAATGAAGATACAGCAGAGCTTGCAGAACGAATATTAAAATTTACTTTAGAGAGACTAAAGCAAGACCCGCCGTCTCTCGGCGGGCCAGTTCCACCAGAAATACTTTTACCAAAATTTAATGGAGTAATTACAAATAAAGGACTTGGTGGAAATAAAGCATTTAACTTTTTTGAAAATATAGTTCAACCTGCAACAATATCTACTGATCACCCTAGATATTTAGCTTTCGTAACCAATGCACCGTCAAACACAGCATCACTTTTTGATTTAGTCGTATCAGCATGCTCCATGTACGGTGGCACTTGGCTTGAGGGATCGGGAGTAGTAGCTGCTGAGAATCAAGCATTGCGTTTTATCATGGACATGGTGGGTTATCCAGAAAGCGCTGCTGGTGTTTTTGTTTCTGGAGGAACCGCCGCAAATCTATCTGCACTTATTGCTGCAAGACATTGGTTTCGAAGAGTGCATCCAGAAATGGAAAAGGTTAGATTAGCATTAGCGTGTGCACCAAGTGCACACACCTCAATCAAACATGCAGCCCAAGCTATGGATGTAGATTTACTTGAGATTCCTGGTGATGAATATAATAGACTTACTCCTGAAAATCTTCAAGCAGCACTAAATTCATATTCAAAAGAAGATAGGGATCGACTCTTTTGCGTTGTTGCAACTGCCGGTGCAACAAATACTGGTTATGTAGACGAACTAAATCAAACAGGAAAAATAGCATATGATATCGACGTTTGGTTTCATGTTGATGGCGCATACGGTGGTGCTGGTATGTTATGTGAATCCACAGCACCGTTATTTGAAGGTGTGACACAAGCCGATAGTTTTGTTGTAGATCCACATAAGTGGTTGTTCTCACCATATGATTGTGCAGCACTTATATATAAAGACCCACTAGATGCACGTCTTGCACACGCTCAACACGCAGAATATTTAGATGTTGTAAATGATACAGTTGAATTTAATCCTTCCGACTATGCACATCATTTGACAAGACGTGCGCGTGGATTGCCGCTTTGGTTCGCACTTGCAGTTCACGGTACCGATGCATTTTCAACAGCTGTAACGACATGTGTTGATGTAAGCAATGAAGGCGGGGAACTAATAAGGAAATCTGACCATCTCGAGTTAGTGATTGAGCCACAATTGAGCGTGATCTTATTTAGAAGAAAAGGTTGGACTGGGCAAGATTACACTTCTTGGTGTAATACTTTGTTAGAAAATGAATTTGCATTCATAGTACCGACATCATTTAACGGCGAGACTGTTATACGTCTATGTATAACAAATCCGAATACAACAGTTAAAGATTTAGAGTTGATAATTGATTCATTAGCTTAAAGCCTGTCAAGTACACGAGACAGAAATAATTTTGTTCTCTCATTTTTTGGATTAGTGAATATATCCTCTGGGTCACCTTGTTCAACCACTACTCCATCATCCATAAATACTACCCGGTCTGCAACGCCTCGAGCGAAGTCCATTTCATGAGTTACCACAACCATAGTCATACCTTCATTAGCGAGTTTTCGCATAACTTGTAAAACGTCACCAACTAATTCTGGATCAAGCGCAGATGTCACTTCATCAAATAACATTATGTCAGGCTTCATTGCCAATGATCGTGCAATGGCGACACGTTGTTGCTGTCCACCAGAAAGCGATGCTGGAAACATGTCGATCTTATCACTCAGTCCAACATCTTTTAATACACTCAAAGCGATCTTTCGAGCCTGAACTTTGCTCATATCTTTTACTTTTACTAGCGCTAAGGTAACATTTTTGATGACTGTCATATGAGGAAATAAATTGAAATGTTGAAACACCATACCCACGTTAGTACGAAGTTTATTTATCTCTTTTTTATTTATTTTTGAAACCGCTTTACCTAAGACGGTGATTTCACCTGTTGATATTTCTTCTAGCTGTGTAATACATCTCAATAAGGTTGATTTACCAGAACCAGAAGGTCCTATTATACAAACAACTTCTCCTCGAGTAACATTAAAATTAATATCTTTTAATACGACCTTGTCACCAAAAGATTTAGCAACATTTTCAAACTTTATTACAACTTCATCACTCATCGTGTACCTGCTTTCGCACGACGCTCAAAAAATGCCACAAGTTGAAGTAGAGGGATAGTAATTAAAAGATAACAAATACCCGCTGCAATTAGTGGCGTTGTATTTGCGAGTTGATTAGTAGCATCACGTGCAAACTTTGTTAATTCTCTACCACCAACTTCTACTCCTAAAACAGAAACTAAAGAAGTATCTTTAAATAGTAATGCAAGTTCATTTGTCAGTGGACCAACAATTGTCCGAAAAGCTTGTGGCAAAACAACTTTTTTCATCGTCTGAGTATTCGACATACCCAGTGAACGGGCAGCCTCAGCTTGGCCACGTGGGACTGATTCAATACCCGCACGAATTGTTTCTGCCATATACGCGCCAGCTACCAATGATAGCGCCAATGCACCAGGTATGTACTTCGTACCATCTCGACCAAATGGCCAAAGATTATTAAAAAAACTTAAAGGACCAGGAAAATTTAAGTTATATTCTTTAAATAGGATAGGGAAACCTAAACCGATCACAATCATTATTAGCAACAAAGGTAGGCCGCGAATAAAATCGATAAAAGTTGCAGAAGGCCATCTCAAATATTTCTTTTTGGAAGTACGCATTAAGGCTAAGAACAGACCAAATGAAAGCCCCCCAATAAAAGCTATAGTCGTAAAAACAATAGTATTTCTTGCAGCTTCTAAGAATATTTCGGGGAAAACCTTTTTGAATATACGTAGAGAAAAAAATTCATCAAGTATCCCCTCAACTCCGCCAGCGGCAAGTCTTGGATACAAAATAAGCTGGTGTGCAATCATATTACACACCAGCTTATTGTAATTTAACTAAAATTGATGGTTCTTAGTTAGTACCTAAGTATTTAGCAACGATTTTATCGTAAGTATCATTACTCTTTAACTTTTTCAAAGATACATTTATGGCTTTAGTAAGTTCAGGATTATCCTTAGAAATTACAAATCCATAACCCTCATCACCTTCGAACTTTTTAGTTACAGTTGCAGAACCATTCGTAGTTGACTCATATGCGTTAATTGGATAATCTTGGATCACACCATCAATCGAACCTGCACGTAAAGCGCTTAAAAGCTCATCCGCACCAGTAAATTCTTTGACTGTATAGCCATCTTTTTCTGATGATTCTTTTGCAAAATCGGCTCCTGTAGTTTCACTTTGAACGCCAATTACTTTTCCAGATAATTTATCAAGATCTGTCAAGGTTTCTGTATCTTTATTATTAACTAGTAAAGACTGTGTGATTGTGAAATAAGAATCAGAAAAATCATTTGACATTTTCCTCTCATCTGTTATAGAAACAGAAGATGCAACTACGTCGCACTTACCAGCTTTTAATTGAGCAAATATTGAATCGAAATCAGTATCGACGAATTTTGCTTCAAGAGAATTGTCTTTAGCTATAGCTGAAATTAAATCAGCATCAATACCAACAACATCTTTACCATCTAAAAATTCAAATGGAGCATATGGAATGTCAGAACAGATTGTCAGTTTTCCAGCCTCTACTGTTGATAGACCTTCAGTAGTTTTTTTCTCTTCTTTCTTAGAACATGCTGTAAAAACTAATGTACAGACAATAGTCAGCGAAATTATCGTTAATATTTTTTTCATTGTACCCCCTAGGTTTAATACAATGACTCTAGTGCTTTTAAAGCATGGATGCACGAAGTTCTATTTTGTTTAGGGTACACAACAAAACTGTGGATAACTCTGCTAAAAAGGATAAAGCTACGTTTTAAATGAATTCGACGCCTTGAGCCAATGGTAATGAATCTGAATAATTAATTGTATTGGTGGTTCTTCTCATATAAGCCTTCCATGCATCTGAACCAGATTCACGCCCACCGCCAGTCTGTTTTTCGCCGCCAAAAGCACCACCGATTTCAGCACCACTTGGACCAATGTTCACATTTACAATCCCACAATCAGAACCAACTGGTGACATGAACAATTCCGCTTCTTTAATATTTGTTGTAAATATGGATGACGATAGACCTTGCGGAACTTTATTATTTAACTCAATAGCTTCTTCAATATCACAATATGTGATAGTACTTAAAAGTGGAGCAAATGTTTCATGATCTAAATCTATAATGTGAGATTCCATTTTTATAATGGCTGGCATTCGATAATATGCATCTGGATAAACAGCATCGAACATACGCTCACCCCCAACAACTACTTGTCCGTTATTGCTTAAATTATCTATTGCTAATTCCATAGCTTGAGAAGAATTGCTTTCTATTAAAGGACCAATCAAAGTATCTGAATTAAGAGGATTACCAATTTTTAAACTTGCATATGCTTTTTTTACTTTTTCCATCAATTTCTCAAAAATTGATTCATGAACAATTAGTCTACGCAATGTTGTACAACGCTGGCCTGCAGTACCTGCTGCCGAAAACACAATTGCTCGCGTTGCTAATTCAATATCTGCACTTGGAGTAACAATCATCGCATTATTACCACCGAGCTCTAAAAGAATTTTTCCAAAACGTTCATTAACAATTTTACTAAGAGCAGCACCGGCAAGAGTTGAACCAGTCACACTTAAGAGTGCTATATCTACATGACTCGCAATAGTATTGGCTGCATCAATTCCACCTAGAACCAGTTGACAAACATTCTCATCAATTCCTACTTCTTTTGCGGCTCGCTTTGCTAATTCATAAATCGCAATGGCACTAACAACGCATTTATCAGAAGGTTTAAATACGACCGGGTCACCACAAATAAATGCTAGTGCAGCATTCCACGCAAATACAGCGACAGGAAAATTAAAAGCTGTAACAATACCAACAACACCAAGTGGCAAATACGTTTCACGCATTGAATGCATAGGTCGCTCACTTGCAATTACCTTTCCGAAGAGTTGTCTTGATTGACCTAGTGCTAAATCACATATATCAATCATTTCCTGCACTTCGCCTAAACCTTCACTTAAAATTTTTCCAGCATCAACACTAACTAGAAAACCTAATTCGTTTTTATATTCTCTAAGTAGATTTCCGTAGATTCTTACAAACTCACCGCGTTTTGGTGCCGGGATCATTGCATATTCTTTATAGTAACTTTTTGCATCAGAAATTTTTTCTTTAATTTCGTCTATCGTTGTAGCAGATATAGAACCATAAACCTCACCGGTAATTGGAGTTCTTAAATTTATTCGAGAATCATCTATTTTCTCTGAGCTACTAAAACCATAGCTATTGATCTTTATTGACAATATATCTAATACTCGAAAGACTTCGTCTGAAATATCTCCTGTATTCGGAATATCAGTACCTATAATTTTGTCACTTAACTTAAACATAAATTTCCACTACTCTCCTGTTATAAAATCTATTGACGAATGACCGAGAATATTTTCTGGGTCACAGAATATTTTTAAACTTCTCGTTAACAACTTATCAACTTTGGGGATATATTCGTGATAATAATCAGAATTTAGTGCACCTAATCCATGTTCTGCCGAAAAACTCCCGCCATAAAAATTGGTTAAATCATTAACTACTCTTCTTATCTTCTTTACATCTTCGTCAGAAAAATCGACATCACTTAAAGACTTTGGAATAGCAATATTCATATGTATTCCACCATCTCCAACGTGACCGAAATCACATATGACAAGGTCTGGATATATTTTAGAAATTTCTTTATGAATACTTGTTCTAAGTTTAAAAAATTTATCTTTGGTTGTTGATATATCACATGTAATGAGTTTCCTAGAAAAATTTCTCACAGATTCAGAAAAACTATGTCTAATTTCCCACGTTTTTGATGAATCTAAGTTCAAAGCATCATCTACTAAACCTAATTCTACAAGTTTAGCTAAAATTTCTTCACCCTTATTTTTGATATCATCATTTTCTAATGTAGTAGCGAACTCTACAAATAAAACATCAACTTGATCTTTTACATAAGGTATAACAATTTTAGAATTTAATTCTGAATAATTTTCATTTGTTGCCTTTAAAACATTTGAGCTAACCATCTCACAAGCGACTAATAAATCACCACTTATACTTTCAAGTTTATTAACTAATAAAGCAGTATTTTCATCATTTGATAGTGGAATCCAATAAGTAGTTGATGCTTTTTCTATTGGAAAGACTTTCAAGGCAACTGAAGTTATAAAACCTAGTTGACCAAATGACCCACAGAATGATTGTGTAAAGTTCAACGAAGAATTATCTTTTATAGGTCTTTGTAATGAATCATAAACACTTAGATCGACATCCGCTAATACTACTTGGATACCTTTCATTAAAGATCGAAAATCACCATGACGCAATACAGATGAACCTCCAATATTTGTTGATGCCATAGCCCCAACCATAGGGTCAGAACTTACATTAACAGGTAAAAAATAGCCGAATGTTTTTAAATATTCATTAACTTCACTTAACAAGAACCCAGCATCAACAATCAACCTTTGATCCTGAACGTTAATTTTCATGTTCGAACGGTATTTTTCAAATGATACTATTACAGAGTTTTCACTATTTTCTTTACTTGGTACTGATGCATCAACAAGTCCAGTACGCGCACCTTGAGGTAGCAATCTATAACACTCGTTTTTAGCCCAAGTAATAGTTTTTTGAATATGCTCAATAGATTCAGGAAATACAATTGCTATTGCTGATCCAATTTTGCCTCTCCAGGGTTCAAAATAGCGCTCTGGAATATCTTCACCAATAATGCACTGCTGGCCCGTTATGGCACAAAGTTCATTAAACGCGTTTTGGTCAGTCATATTTACTATCATCGTCTCTATAGATTAAGAAATAAAGCCCTTAAAGCTTTTGTTCTAACTAGTCGAAATCATACTCATAATTCTAGGATAAAACACTGATAGTAAGGGGAGAAAATGCAAGGCAGTATTAAGAAAATAGCTGTAGTCGGTCTCGGCAAGGTTGGTAGTTTAGTTGCTAGTTTGCTCCATTACGATGGAGTGGAAGTTACTGGTTTCGACCAAGTTATTCGTTCAGATTTCCCATTTTCTACACAAAGCATTGATGTAACTGACGAAAAAGTTCTAGAAGATTCAATAAAAGGTTATGATGCAATTGTTAGTTGTTTACCTTATTTTTTAAACACACTTATTGTAAAAGTAGCTATTAAAACACAAGTTCACTATTTCGACTTAACAGAAGATGTTCCACATACACATTTTGTTAAAGAAAATAGTGCAAATTCAAAAACTGCTTTAGTTCCACAATGTGGACTTGCTCCTGGGCTGATAGGAATTATTGGTTCTTCTTTAATGAGGAAATTCGATAAAGTTCGTTCATTAGAACTTAGAGTTGGTGCACTTCCTAGAACTCCACATGGACTACTTGGATACTCTGTTAATTGGTCAGCTGAAGGAATAATTAACGAATATTTAAATGATGCAGAAGTAATCCGTAAAGGCGAAAAACAAATTGTGCCGTCGCTTAGCGAATTAGAAACCGTGATTATCAACGGAATAAAACTAGAAGCATTTATTACAAGTGGTGGTTGCGGGACTATGACTGAGACATATCAAGGAAAACTAGAGAGTTTGGATTACAAAACTTTGCGCTATCCTGGACATTGTAAATTAATGAATTTTATGGCAAATGAAATGCGTATGGGACAAGATAGAAACTCATTAGCAAAAGTTCTAACAGAAGCTAAACCTCAATCTACTGATGATGTTGTCTATATTTATAGTGCTGTTGAAGGTGAGCAAGAAGGAAAATTTATACGAGATACTTATGTTAGAGCTTTTCATGCGAGAGAGATTAATGGGTCAAATTGGAGGGCAATATCATGGACTACAGCATCTAGCTGCTGTGCAGTAATAGAGTTAGTGTCTAAAGCAATATTGCCACAACAAGGTTTCATACGCCAAGAAGATATATTGTATAAAGACCTTGTAGAGACAAGTTTTGGTAAACTTTTTACAGATGGTATTGCGGTATCGCATACATCGGACTGATTTGAAGATAGGTATATATGGATAAATCAATGTCATTGTGCTCAACGGACATAACTATATATAATATTATTCGTGAGATAGTTGGTCAAAAAAATATCGAAGAGTTTTCCCATGTAATATTAATACCTAATGTTGTATCTTCATTTGGTGATGAAAATGTTCCAAGGGCACATTTGTCATTTAGTTTATTTCTCACACTATATGCTGACCTGCTCCAAAGAGTTCCACATGCCAGAATTTATTTTGATCGACATTTAACAGAGGAAAGAACCATCATGTTTGATCACGGTGCCGTTAGGACTGTGTTATACGATAGGAATGGCAATTTGCCATCTGGCGAAGAATCCTTAGTAAGAATATTGCGTGCTCTAGGTTATTTTCATAACAATACTTATCCATTAGAAAAGTTAAAAATGACTGGAAGAAGCTATACTCACACTGATTTTCCAGAAGTAATTCCACAATATTTCGTAAGCGAATTCCATCCTGAACAAGTTGATGATGATAATTTTGTAAAAGCAGTTATCAATGTGATCGAAGACTCCATTGATCCACTAAGTGAACAAACAAAATCTGATCTTGAATTTTTGTCTAATAATAACTTTTTGCCAAGAGAAAAATGTGGTGAATTTTTGGCTAATATAACCTCTGCTTTTGCTCGTCAACACCCAATACCAAAATTAAGTGACTATAAAAATATTTTTAAACATTCTGCAGAAATGGCCTGGATATCAACCGAAGGTAATGCATTTAATCATGCTACAGATAGAGTAAAAATATTAAGCGATTTAGTCAATGAAGAAAACGAATTTGGGTCACCAATGAAAGAGTCTATAGAGGTCTCAAAAACTGGAAGGGTCCTCCAAACAGCATATAGAGCAGATCCAATCAATCGTTGTTTCATTGACGATTCTGGTGAAACTATCCAATTAGACGTACCTGGTTCATTTTTTGAATTTATTGAACGCCACATCGACCCTGAGACCAAAAAATTAGATTTAGCCTTTGACGCTAGTAATGCTACCGGAATTTTTAAAATGACAGAAGGTAACCATTCTTTGATTGATCCTGTTGATGAATTAGATCAGATCGAATAACAATAATATGTATCATCAGGAATATTTTTTGTTTTAACGAGTTTCTATAATTAGTTCAGTTTTGAACTATATTGGAGATTATGATGCATACAAGGATAATAAAAGTTCATACGACATTAGAGGGTGAAGGCTTTGAGGTGCAGCGTCCATTCCCAGTTGAAGGCTTAAGTCAGATTGATCCATTTTTACTTATAGATCAAATTGGCCCAAAAACGATGTTGGCAAACAATAGAATAGGAACAGACTGGCACCCCCACCGCGGGTTTGAAACAGTTTCTTATAACATACGCGGAACTAGCGACCATCTAGACACTCTTGGAAATGAAGGACATATGGAACCTGGAGATGTTCAGTGGATGACTGCTGGATCAGGTGTAATACATAAAGAAGGACCTAAAAAAGTTAATTTCAACGAGGAAAATCAAGACAAGGAAGTATTTAGCATTCAACTCTGGGTTAACTTGCCAAAAGCAAATAAGATGGATCCGCCAAAATACCAAGACATGAGAACAGATGAAATTCCATCAGTAAACATTGGCGATGTAGTAATTAAAATTATTGCGGGTAATGCGTTTGGTATTGAATCTCACACAAACACATTTACGCCTATAGTTTATGCGCATATCTCAAAAGACAAATCTTCAAAGAAGTATAATAAAGAATCATTTTTTTCAGTTATCGACCCTGACCACAATGTGATTATTCTTCCTTTGGTTGGAACAATTTCTGGAAAGCTTTATGATTCAGCAATAGGTGAGATAAAAAACTTTACGATAGCAAAAGGCCATACATTCGTCGCTAGTGGTATAGACAAAATAGAATTTGAAGAACCAGATATTACAGAAGATGGAACAGATGTATTATTGTTAACCGGAAAACCAATTGGAGAGCCAGTTGTTAGATATGGACCGTTTGTAATGAACAGTGCTGAAGAAGTTCAACAAGCATTTGAAGATTTTCGTGCTGGAAAAATGGGAGAAATCCCCGCTTAAATAAGTCACACAAGAATCAGGCAAGATGAAAAATAAAATAAGCAATGTATTTCGACAAATATTTTCATCACTACATAATCGCAACTTCCGACTCTTTTTCATAGGACAACTGATTTCAAATACAGGAAACTGGATTACCAATATTGCTTTAACTTTATTAGTACTACATTTAACTCATAGCGGTCTTGCTATTGGAATATTAGTAGCTTGTCAATACGGGCCTATTTTGTTGTTTTCCGTTTGGGCTGG is part of the Acidimicrobiia bacterium genome and encodes:
- a CDS encoding AAA family ATPase, with translation MTNPYISSIHIEYSNLNPVNIEDLSPELNIIFGDNETGKSRIRDFITWMLFANGEKFHSDRTKNISSSYKDTFKNIDISTNGEISIVSGSENNTIRQILNGSKLENRFLPANLDLRRTLTDGISYNNYSSIYSLSLDEINKDTSESMLKDQTQVEYIFGALQAKTSVSPALLIKTIKEKCESLFLENATAKKEINIVLKKIDENKKELKALKTDSKLSNDLEGAIAQLNIERIETRSEADSIELEIKNLKSMIDNIEIYTKFNELKAISPQPYNEKLVDEVNDIDVLLKQSKHLITDEKDLDTLENEKQSQLKDLEQISLRLKETLDPDDTTTYLVSQEFEAVIEDQILSRSSNKSILENLKNEISNLSSKIELSNKQLEKYAAESKIQIKENTNDTSTFEKKSYKNTNTIIASILFTSLIGAGFMFKNITISAVGATALFATIIGYLLSSKNAIKSNSPIEVITTSINPTLSQVDHLQIEIEHNKQLLSLKKLEQVKLLEDIKIGSSTYGNSCLKAGFKEKIEPNHVQKYIKDFNSLTTINIQIDKTINSIKRLTSKFDSFYSTINDLAERSDYRKENDISFLSITHAQNWLDTLNGIAKQQKELKSQADVHNTKMEKLENQLLENFTTLENAKRVFIGQSSESLLSNLSDANFENAQIKEKVDEISQSIGTLSEKQEVLNKSTLIQDLYLIQEELVSELRHLHNKYKLAYISSKVCESAFNKWQENFQPEVTKKASELFSKMTNSKWESIQTDIENISQSKSQQSLFNARNAKSILDSNKLSRGASEQLYLAFRLAVMQTNKRAPFIPAMFDDIAVNFDKTRFKSIVPIINEIAEKRQIFYFTCHEWVRDSLLTNTDAKLFTLT
- the speB gene encoding agmatinase, whose product is MENSKTENGQQNINPEFEALIPPGLQEQLDAPSYQGMLSFGKFPYLTEPEQLDAFKPDVAIVGAPYDDNTSNRPGARFGPQAIRARAYHPGTFNIDLEIELFEKLKCVDYADAICQAGMWEYSRKAIFDRVLEVANRNIFPITIGGDHSIVNPAFSAIAEKYGKGKVGIIHFDAHADTGNIVDGNLCSHGTPMRRLIESGAVKGENFIQVGLRGYWPGTEEFQWMKDQGMRWHTMEEVFKDGIQKVISQALEEAKQGTEFLYMSVDIDVLDPGFAPATGTPAPGGMTPLELLKTVRRIALETNLVGMDLVEVSPPYDWADVTINNAHGVIWEVLSGLAYKKINSK
- a CDS encoding aminotransferase class V-fold PLP-dependent enzyme gives rise to the protein MGLHDFNEDTAELAERILKFTLERLKQDPPSLGGPVPPEILLPKFNGVITNKGLGGNKAFNFFENIVQPATISTDHPRYLAFVTNAPSNTASLFDLVVSACSMYGGTWLEGSGVVAAENQALRFIMDMVGYPESAAGVFVSGGTAANLSALIAARHWFRRVHPEMEKVRLALACAPSAHTSIKHAAQAMDVDLLEIPGDEYNRLTPENLQAALNSYSKEDRDRLFCVVATAGATNTGYVDELNQTGKIAYDIDVWFHVDGAYGGAGMLCESTAPLFEGVTQADSFVVDPHKWLFSPYDCAALIYKDPLDARLAHAQHAEYLDVVNDTVEFNPSDYAHHLTRRARGLPLWFALAVHGTDAFSTAVTTCVDVSNEGGELIRKSDHLELVIEPQLSVILFRRKGWTGQDYTSWCNTLLENEFAFIVPTSFNGETVIRLCITNPNTTVKDLELIIDSLA
- a CDS encoding amino acid ABC transporter ATP-binding protein; this translates as MSDEVVIKFENVAKSFGDKVVLKDINFNVTRGEVVCIIGPSGSGKSTLLRCITQLEEISTGEITVLGKAVSKINKKEINKLRTNVGMVFQHFNLFPHMTVIKNVTLALVKVKDMSKVQARKIALSVLKDVGLSDKIDMFPASLSGGQQQRVAIARSLAMKPDIMLFDEVTSALDPELVGDVLQVMRKLANEGMTMVVVTHEMDFARGVADRVVFMDDGVVVEQGDPEDIFTNPKNERTKLFLSRVLDRL